The Arachis ipaensis cultivar K30076 chromosome B07, Araip1.1, whole genome shotgun sequence genome includes a window with the following:
- the LOC107606729 gene encoding UPF0481 protein At3g47200-like, which produces MEETKWVVQINEELKGNGPSICDEKEQWKRPSIYKIPQSVTELNKKAYEPQAVSFGPYHKGKDHLNSMEEHKHRALIHYLKRCNKSIELVFQRMDQVVQELKDSYRPLDPIWDEDKNMFLQLMIVDGCFMLEILRANDCVPSDYAENDPVFSEHGKLYVMPYIKRDMLMLENQLPMLVLHTLIEIESDGEPQDDELLNKQILRFLSPTTTIRGKMGKCMHALDVYRKGLVMQGPTHPTRIVKSTTHRNCCYRWFTADSEYSTTDEIIRSATELHEAGIWFRKSSSHSLQDVSFDRGILRLPTMVVDDTTEPMFLNLMAFERLHVGAGNEVTSYVFFIDTIIDDEIDVALLHRRGILVNALGCHKDVAKLFNSLSKDITADRQGVLDVVQMSLSNYCKKPWNKWRANLIHTYFRNPWAMISLVAAILLFALTIVQTVYAILDFYQSNNGDGSPPATKPPRLPRLSSYPDYYFTP; this is translated from the exons ATGGAAGAAACAAAATGGGTGGTGCAAATCAATGAAGAACTCAAAGGCAATGGTCCTTCAATATGTGATGAGAAGGAACAATGGAAGAGGCCATCAATTTACAAAATTCCCCAAAGTGTAACCGAGCTTAACAAGAAGGCCTACGAGCCACAAGCAGTGTCATTTGGTCCTTACCACAAAGGCAAGGATCATTTGAATTCCATGGAAGAACACAAGCACCGTGCCCTAATCCATTACCTCAAGAGATGCAACAAGTCCATTGAATTGGTGTTCCAAAGAATGGACCAAGTGGTTCAAGAGTTGAAGGATTCTTATAGGCCACTTGATCCAATATGGGATGAAGACAAGAATATGTTCCTTCAGTTGATGATTGTTGATGGGTGTTTCATGTTGGAAATTCTTAGAGCTAATGATTGTGTTCCAAGTGATTATGCTGAGAATGATCCTGTGTTTAGTGAACATGGGAAATTGTATGTCATGCCATATATCAAGCGTGACATGCTTATGCTTGAGAATCAATTGCCTATGTTGGTTCTTCATACCTTGATTGAGATTGAGAGTGATGGCGAACCCCAG GATGATGAATTATTGAACAAGCAAATCCTAAGATTCCTGTCTCCAACGACAACTATAAGGGGTAAAATGGGAAAATGCATGCATGCATTGGACGTATACAGAAAGGGCCTTGTCATGCAAGGACCAACCCACCCAACACGTATTGTAAAATCCACAACCCATAGAAACTGCTGCTACAGGTGGTTCACGGCGGACTCCGAGTACAGCACCACCGATGAGATCATCCGTTCTGCCACCGAGCTCCATGAAGCCGGCATTTGGTTTAGGAAATCAAGCAGTCACAGCCTTCAAGACGTTTCTTTCGACCGCGGCATACTTCGACTGCCGACCATGGTGGTCGACGACACCACCGAACCCATGTTCCTTAATCTCATGGCGTTCGAGCGACTCCATGTTGGAGCAGGCAACGAg GTAACATCATATGTGTTCTTCATTGACACTATAATTGACGATGAGATAGACGTTGCCTTGCTCCACAGGAGAGGGATCCTAGTGAATGCCTTAGGGTGTCACAAGGACGTGGCGAAGCTCTTCAACTCGCTGTCCAAGGACATCACTGCGGACCGCCAAGGGGTTCTGGATGTGGTGCAGATGAGCTTGAGCAACTACTGCAAGAAGCCATGGAACAAGTGGCGCGCCAATCTCATCCACACCTACTTCCGAAACCCCTGGGCTATGATCTCACTTGTTGCCGCCATTCTCCTATTTGCACTCACCATTGTTCAGACAGTGTATGCTATTCTTGATTTTTACCAAAGTAACAATGGTGATGGCTCCCCACCAGCTACTAAGCCGCCTAGGCTACCAAGGCTAAGCTCTTATCCAGACTACTACTTTACTCCCTAG
- the LOC107606730 gene encoding zinc finger CCCH domain-containing protein 48 isoform X1, producing the protein MDLDGGNKRVYQRLGGPSGDSKHQKVCYHWQAGKCNRHPCPFLHSELPTPNVNGTSSKRPHGSADNSGFSGHRRNPHFNNTWGRGGGRGGGRGASGGVVGGDMSVVRKADKVCNYWIQGNCNFGERCKFLHSWNTGDGFSMLTQLEGHQKVVSGIAFPSGSDKLYTGSTDESVRVWDCQSGKCVAVINLGGEVGCMISEGPWVFVGIPNFVKVWNTQNSMELSLNGPVGQVYALVVNNDMLFAGTQVKHTLSLSLSLSLSLSLSLSLLRDVYVIFQGMLYFVRQYSMSWLEINLLVL; encoded by the exons ATGGACCTTGATGGGGGCAACAAGCGCGTGTACCAACGATTAGGTGGACCCTCAGGGGACTCGAAGCATCAGAAAGTGTGCTATCACTGGCAAGCTGGCAAGTGCAATCGTCACCCATGCCCTTTTCTTCATAGCGAGTTGCCAACTCCCAATGTTAATGGTACCTCTTCGAAGAGGCCTCATGGTTCTGCTGACAATTCCGGATTTTCGGGACATCGCCGGAACCCTCACTTCAACAACACATGGGGTCGCGGTGGTGGTCGTGGTGGCGGTCGCGGTGCCAGTGGTGGAGTTGTTGGTGGTGACATGAGTGTAGTTAGGAAGGCTGATAAAGTTTGTAATTATTGGATTCAGGGGAATTGTAATTTTGGTGAGAGGTGTAAGTTCCTTCACTCTTGGAATACAGGGGATGGGTTTTCTATGTTGACACAGCTTGAAGGCCATCagaag GTTGTTAGTGGAATTGCCTTTCCTTCTGGCTCGGATAAGCTTTATACTGGAAGTACTGATGAGTCTGTAAGGGTTTGGGACTGCCAGTCTGGAAAG TGTGTAGCTGTGATCAATCTTGGTGGTGAAGTAGGTTGCATGATCAGTGAAGGTCCTTGGGTTTTTGTAGGCATACCTAATTTTGTGAAG GTCTGGAACACACAAAATTCAATGGAACTAAGTCTAAATGGTCCTGTTGGACAAGTTTATGCACTTGTTGTGAATAATGATATGCTCTTTGCTGGTACACAGGTaaaacacacactctctctctctctctctctctctctctctctctctctctctctctctctcctgcgTGATGTATATGTTATATTCCAAGGCATGCTTTATTTCGTGAGGCAGTATTCCATGTCTTGGTTGGAGATTAACTTGTTGGTACTTTAA
- the LOC107606730 gene encoding zinc finger CCCH domain-containing protein 48 isoform X2: MDLDGGNKRVYQRLGGPSGDSKHQKVCYHWQAGKCNRHPCPFLHSELPTPNVNGTSSKRPHGSADNSGFSGHRRNPHFNNTWGRGGGRGGGRGASGGVVGGDMSVVRKADKVCNYWIQGNCNFGERCKFLHSWNTGDGFSMLTQLEGHQKCVAVINLGGEVGCMISEGPWVFVGIPNFVKVWNTQNSMELSLNGPVGQVYALVVNNDMLFAGTQVKHTLSLSLSLSLSLSLSLSLLRDVYVIFQGMLYFVRQYSMSWLEINLLVL, translated from the exons ATGGACCTTGATGGGGGCAACAAGCGCGTGTACCAACGATTAGGTGGACCCTCAGGGGACTCGAAGCATCAGAAAGTGTGCTATCACTGGCAAGCTGGCAAGTGCAATCGTCACCCATGCCCTTTTCTTCATAGCGAGTTGCCAACTCCCAATGTTAATGGTACCTCTTCGAAGAGGCCTCATGGTTCTGCTGACAATTCCGGATTTTCGGGACATCGCCGGAACCCTCACTTCAACAACACATGGGGTCGCGGTGGTGGTCGTGGTGGCGGTCGCGGTGCCAGTGGTGGAGTTGTTGGTGGTGACATGAGTGTAGTTAGGAAGGCTGATAAAGTTTGTAATTATTGGATTCAGGGGAATTGTAATTTTGGTGAGAGGTGTAAGTTCCTTCACTCTTGGAATACAGGGGATGGGTTTTCTATGTTGACACAGCTTGAAGGCCATCagaag TGTGTAGCTGTGATCAATCTTGGTGGTGAAGTAGGTTGCATGATCAGTGAAGGTCCTTGGGTTTTTGTAGGCATACCTAATTTTGTGAAG GTCTGGAACACACAAAATTCAATGGAACTAAGTCTAAATGGTCCTGTTGGACAAGTTTATGCACTTGTTGTGAATAATGATATGCTCTTTGCTGGTACACAGGTaaaacacacactctctctctctctctctctctctctctctctctctctctctctctctctcctgcgTGATGTATATGTTATATTCCAAGGCATGCTTTATTTCGTGAGGCAGTATTCCATGTCTTGGTTGGAGATTAACTTGTTGGTACTTTAA
- the LOC107608692 gene encoding uncharacterized protein LOC107608692 (The sequence of the model RefSeq protein was modified relative to this genomic sequence to represent the inferred CDS: added 28 bases not found in genome assembly): MDFELRRAREKLEKEQKERKERARLKLLREKKAKEEAHKQREAIEAAQRSRRIDAAEAQLKADQQMQESLIAGRGIVFYRLLEAVPCQGNGDKIKLPPSCFTELSDQGALDKGPMYFQLSLVHTEGSSSIEDIDKEKQGTTHSGVLEFTAEEGSVGLPPHVWSNLFSEGMVKSPLVEVRYVWLPKGTYAKLQPERVGFSDLPNHKAILETSLRQHATLSQGDILTVNYGELVYKLRVLELKPSKSVSVLETDIEVDIVDPFTTSDNIDQHVLLPLVIGSSQSGTVDEGKFVYYKFSIDNGTWEKISSGSSSVEIKLESEIDGGDTDLFISRHPLIFPTRHQHEWSSHDIGSKTLILTSKDKKLGAGSYSIGIYGFKGMTKYNISVTIQDDFNQKVGQQASSSSMSSAGTDTEQCRNCKHYIPSRTIALHEAYCSRHNVVCQHAGCGVVLRMEESKNHIHCDRCGQAFQQVELEKHMKVFHEPLHCPCGIILEKQQMVEHQASVCPLRLISCRFCGDMVQAGNSAIDARDRLRGLSEHESVCGSRTAPCDSCGRAVMLKDMDIHQIAVHQKG, encoded by the exons ATGGATTTTGAGCTGCGAAGAGCCAGAGAGAAGCTCGAGAAAGAGCAGAAGGAGAGGAAAGAGAGAGCCAGGTTGAAGCTTCTCAGGGAAAAGAAAGCCAAAGAAGAAGCACACAAGCAGAGGGAAGCCATCGAAGCCGCTCAGCGATCTCGTCGTATCGATGCAGCTGAAGCTCAACTCAAG GCTGATCAACAGATGCAAGAAAGCCTTATTGCTGGGAGGGGAATTGTGTTTTACCGTTTGCTGGAAGCTGTGCCTTGTCAAGGTAATGGAGATAAGATAAAACTGCCTCCATCTTGCTTCACAGAATTGTCTGATCAGGGTGCTCTGGACAAGGGGCCCATGTACTTCCAGTTGTCATTAGTTCACACTGAAGGCTCTTCAAGCATTGAAGATATCGATAAAGAGAAGCAAGGGACAACCCATTCCGGAGTTTTGGAATTCACTGCAGAAGAAGGTTCAGTGGGTCTTCCTCCTCATGTATGGAGTAATTTGTTTTCTGAAGGCATGGTAAAATCTCCATTAGTTGAAGTCCGCTATGTTTGGCTTCCGAAAGGGACTTATGCGAAACTTCAACCTGAAAGAGTTGGATTTTCAGATTTGCCAAATCATAAGGCTATCCTTGAAACAAGTCTTCGGCAGCATGCAACCCTTTCCCAAGGCGACATTTTAACCGTAAACTATGGAGAACTTGTATACAAATTAAGGGTGCTTGAATTGAAACCTTCCAAAAGTGTATCTGTTTTAGAAACAGATATTGAAGTGGACATAGTTGATCCTTTTACAACCTCAGACAACATAGATCAGCATGTTCTACTGCCACTTGTGATTGGGTCATCACAAAGTGGAACTGTAGATGAAGGAAAGTTTGTCTATTACAAATTCTCAATCGACAATGGCACATGGGAGAAAATCTCTAGTGGGAGTTCTAGTGTAGAGATAAAATTGGAATCAGAAATAGATGGAGGAGATACTGATCTATTCATTTCT ATCAACATGAGTGGTCTTCCCATGATATTGGTTCCAAAACGTTGATTCTTACTtctaaagataaaaagttaggaGCAGGGAGTTACAGCATAGGTATTTATGGCTTTAAGGGGATGACTAAGTATAATATATCAGTCACAATTCAGGACGACTTCAATCAAAAAGTGGGTCAGCAAGCATCATCATCTTCCATGTCATCTGCTGGGACGGATACCGAACAATGTAGGAATTGCAAACATTATATACCTTCTAGAACTATCGCGCTGCATGAAGCATACTGTAGCAGGCACAATGTTGTCTGTCAGCATGCAGGCTGTGGAGTTGTTCTTAGAATGGAAGAGTCCAAGAACCATATTCACTGTGATAGGTGTGGTCAAGCTTTCCAGCAGGTAGAATTGGAAAAACACATGAAAGTTTTTCATGAGCCACTTCACTGCCCTTGTGGAATAATCCTTGAGAAACAGCAAATG GTTGAGCACCAAGCTTCAGTTTGCCCCTTGCGGTTAATTTCATGTCGGTTTTGTGGTGATATGGTACAAGCTGGAAATTCTGCCATTGATGCGCGTGATAGATTAAGAGGATTGTCTGAGCATGAGAGCGTTTGTGGGTCGAGGACAGCCCCCTGCGACTCGTGTGGGCGTGCAGTGATGCTGAAGGACATGGACATACACCAAATTGCTGTTCATCAAAAAGGCTAA